ATGGCGGCGAGCGCGATGTCGCGCGGGCTCGCGCGGCGCTGGGCCGGCGCTTCGAGGCCCGCGAGCAGCTGTTCGGCAACGAGCGGCGCGGCCGCTTCGGTCCGATGCAACACCGCGGCGAGCGGGACCTGCGCGCGCGGCGCGGCGCGAACTGGCTCGAAGCCGGCGGGCAGTTCGATCACCGGTCGGTCGGCTGCGCGCGCCTCGGCATTACGGCCCGGTTCGGCCTTCGGAGAAATCGACGATTCCGGGGCGGATGCGGTTTTAGCGGTTGGGACCTCGATCGCATCGGGCAGCGATTCGCCTGCGGCTTCGATCGGCTGCACGGGGATTTCGGCAACGCCGGTCCCTTCCGGCTCCACGGTGCCCCCCGGCACCTGAAGCTCGGGGACCGGCGCTGCCGAATCTCCGTCGATGGGCGCGACAGGCGTCGCGGCCACCGGCAACTTCACGACGATGGGCGCGGGTTCCGGGGCGACGGGCGCAATGCCGAACCAGGCGAAGGGGGTGTCAGCGACCCCTTCGTCCTCATCGGTATCACCACTGGCATCGGCCCCCGCCTCCGCCAGCTTCTCCCCGTCGACCGAAACCGGCAATTCCTTGCCGCCCGCGGCGTGTTTTTGCCGCCCGGCAACGCCGGGGAGCTTCACTTCGATCGCAGGCCCCGCCTGCCCGGCGCCAGGCACCACGGCGCCGGCCAGCGCGACCGCAAAGCCCTTAGTCCCCCCGGACACAGGCGAAGGGGCACGCACCGGCTGGGGCGTGGAAACGGCGAGAGCAGGTGAAACCTGGATCAAGGGAAACTCCCCGGTGTTGACGTCACCGGGTATTCAGCAATTCCCGTGCCAGATTGCGGGAGATTTGCTTGCAACATCGCCTCAGGCGATGTCGGCGTGCTTCCGACCGGAAGGCGGCAGCGCTTCCAGCTCGCGCAGCGCCTTGAGCGCGGCTTCGGTTTCGGCACGGGCGATCAGCTTTTCGATCGCGGTCTGGTCGCGCTTGGCTTCGCGCGTGGCGTTCTGGGCGTGGCTGAGCGTCTGCTCGGCGACTTCGACGCGGCGCTCGGCGGCCTGCGCCGAATGCTGGAGCCGCTCGCGATAATGGGCAGCAGCGATCATCGAGGTGGCGAGACCCGCGCTGGGAGTCGGCGCAACGTTCGCGGCAAGCTGGGCGATACGGGTGCGCAGCGCCTCTTCCTGCGCGACCTTGGCGCGGGCGTGGCCTTCCTGCGCGCGGACCTGATTGAGCTGGAGCGTGCGCACGCGGAGCAGGCGGTTGAAGCGCTTCGGATCGTTGTTAGCCACCGAAGACGCCCGTCAATTCGGTCACCGCATCTTCGAGCGATACCGTCTCGTCATAGGCCTGCTTGATAAATTCCATCACCACCGCGTGACAGGCGATGGCGGCGTCGATCTCGGGATCCGCGCCGGCGCGATAGGCGCCCATCAACACCAGATCGCGATTCTCCTCATAGGTAGCGAGATGACGGCGCAGCGTCTGCGCGGCCATGCGGTGCGGCTTGTCGACGATGTCGTTCATCACGCGGCTGATCGACGGCCCCAGGTCGATCGCGGGATAGACGCCGCGTTCGGCCAGCGCGCGGCTAAGCACGATATGGCCGTCGAGGATCGAGCGCGCCGAATCGACCACCGGGTCGTTGCCGTCGTCGCCATCGGCCAGCACGGTGTAGATGCCGGTGATCGATCCGCCGGTGTTGACGTCCGATCCGGCCCGTTCGAGCAGGCTGGGCAGCATCGCGATGGCCGAAGGCGGGTAACCGCGCGCCGAAGCCGGTTCGCCCAGCGCCAGGCCGATCTCGCGGCCGGCATGAGCGACGCGAGTCAGCGAATCCATGATGAGCAGCACATTCTTGCCTTCGGCGCGGAACGCCTCGGCGATCGCGGTCGCACGCAGCGCGCCGCGGATGCGCAGCACCGGCGAATGATTGGCGGGCACCGCAACTACGACCGAACGGGCACGCGCGGCGCCGGCGACCTTGGTCTCGAGAAAGTCGGCGACTTCGCGCGAACGTTCGCCGATCAGGCCGATGACGATCACGTCGGCCTTGGCGGCGCGGACCATCATGCCGAGCAGCACCGATTTGCCCACGCCCGAACCGGCCATGATGCCAACGCGCTGGCCCTGTCCGATGGTGAGCAGCCCGTTGATCGCACGCACGCCGACGTCCATCGGCTGGAGCACGCGGCCACGGTCGAGCGGCGACTGGAGCTTTCCGGCGAGCGGCCATTTGCCTGCGCCGCGGATCGGGCCGAGTCCGTCGATCGGCTTGCCCGACCCGTCGACCACGCGGCCCAGCATCGCAGCGCCGACTTCGGCTTCGCCCGGAGGGCCGACCGGCCGGACCGGCGCGTTGGGCAGCAGGGCAGCGGGGCCGCCAAGGTTCATCATCAGCGTCTTGCCACCGCGAAAGCCGATCACTTCGGCTTCGACGCGGGTATCGCCCGTACCGATCGCGCAGACCGTGCCGACCGGCAACGCGAGACCGACGGCCTCCATCAGCAGCCCGTCATAGGAGGATAGGCGTCCCGACACTTTGGGCGCCGGCGTGAAATCGCGGCAGCCCAGACCTTCGAGATAGTCTTCGGTGAAGTCGTTGAACATAAAGTCCTTCAGACGGCCGGAGGAATCGGCACGCGATCAATCGCCTGGGCAAGCTGTTCGAGCCACAGGTCGGGCCCGTCCTCGACGATGGTCGACGCGCTTTCGATGACGAAGGCGCCCCGCGCGAGATGGGCGTCGCCGACCGGGAAAACGGTCTCGGGTAGCTTGCCGTGAACCAGCGGCAAATCGTCAGGATGGAGGCGCAGGATTGCCGATTCGGCGCTGTCGGCCAGCATGTCGATCGCGGCATTGATCCGGCTGGTCAGTACATCGGGCGCGACGCCGACTTCGCCGACCAGCTTGCCGACGAGATGCATCACGGTCTGGCGTAGCTGGCCCGCCATCCGCTCGCGATCGAAATGCGCACCGGCCGAAAGCGCGGTCGAAACCTGATCGAGCAGCGCCGTCTCGCGCGCCTTGACCTCTTCGATCTCGGCCAGCGCGGCGGCGCGGCCTTCCTCGATGCCGGCGGCGTGCGCCGCGGCAATCGGATCGGTAAAGGGTCCGCTGACGCCCGCGCTGCGCAGGTCGGTCTGGAACGGATCCCAACCCTCGGTGGGATTCGCGGCAGGGTCCGCCGGGCTGAAATGCTTCGGCTCGGCAGGCTGCTCGGGCTCGCGCACGCCCATCCGGGTGACGTCGGCAGGCGAGAAGCCCACCGGATCGGAAAAGGCGCGCTGGAGCACATGCGCCGCGGCGCGGTGACGGCTGGCGAGACCGGGTTCGAAATTAGACATAATCGTCGTCGCCACCCTTGCCCGGCATGGAAATGGTGCCGTCCTTGATCAGGCCGCGGGCGATGGCGATCATCACCTTCTGCGCCTCGAGGACTTCAGCCAGCTTCATCGGGCCGCGCGCTTCCATCTCGTCGCGAATGCCGTCGGCCGCGCGGCTCGACATGCAGCCCAGGAAGCGTTCGCGGACATCCTCCTCGACGCCCTTGAGCGAGCGGGTGAGGATATCGCCGTCGATCGAGCGGATGAGGGTCGACAGATTCTTGTCGTCCATCTCGAGCAGGTTGTCGAAGACGAACATCGCTTCCTCGATCGCCCGGGCGACTTCCTTGTCGATCTTGGCGAGCTTGGGCATGACCCGCGCTTCGGTGGTCTTGCGCGCGCCCTGAAGGATCTTCGCGGCTTCGCGCGTGCCGCCGAACTGGAGGCCTGCCGGACGCGACGCGCCGGTGCTCGAGCGACGCTCGATCATCTCGCGCAGCGTGTCGATCGCTTCTGGCGGCACCGGGCCGAGCTTGGCGATGCGACGCAGGATCTGCGGCTGAACCGCGTCGGGCAGGTGCTCGAAAACCTGTCCGGCGATATCCGGATCGAGCTGGGCGAGCAGCACGGCCGCAATCTGCGGATGTTCTTCCTCGACCATCTTGGCGATCTCGGCAGGCTCATACCATTGCAGCACTTCGAGCCCCGCGGCAGCGGCCGGCGGGGTGATGCGGGCAAGGACGCTGCCGGCACGCTCGGCACCGAGCGCACGGGTCATCATGCCTTCGATCTTCGGCGCGGGATTGAAGCTGACGCCGTTGCGCTCGCGCGCCTTGTAGGTGAAATCGTCGAGCACCTGCTCGACTTCCGCCTCGCTGACATCGGCGACATCGTACATCGCCTTGCCGAGCTGGCGGACCTCATCCGGATCGAGCTTCTGGAGGATGGAGGCAGCCTCCTCCTCGCCGACCAGCATCATCAGGACCGCGGCGCGCTCGACGCCGTTGAAGGAGCGCAGCGCGTTCATTGGCCATCTGCCTTGATCATGTCGCGCACGGCCAGCGCGGCGCGCGCGGGGTTGTCGCGCGTGAAGCCGCGGACCAGTCCGACACGGTCGTCATAGCTCTTGGCGCTGCCGCTCTGGAGCATGTCGATGCTGACCGGGGGCATTTGCTGGCTCTGCTGCTGATAGGCGGGATCGCCCGCAGCGCCGCCCATCGCCAGCGCCGGGCGGTGCTGCGCCCCTTCGTCGCGCTTCTTCATCAGCGCCTTGGCGAGCGGACGGACGCCCAGGAAGAGGACCAGCAGCGCGATGATCAGCGCCGTTACGTTGCGCGCAACCAGCGGGACCCAGCCGGCATCGTACCAGGCGGGGCCGCTCTGCTCGGCGTCGGTGGCGGCGGTGAACTTGCGGCTGACCACGGTGACATTGTCGGCGCGGTTCTGGTCATAGCCGACTGCGGCGCGGACCAGCTCGTTGATCTGGTCGATCTCTACCTTGCCACGCGGCTTGCCCGGCTCCTCGCGGAGCAGGACGGC
The sequence above is drawn from the Sphingomonas sp. G-3-2-10 genome and encodes:
- a CDS encoding flagellar hook-length control protein FliK — its product is MIQVSPALAVSTPQPVRAPSPVSGGTKGFAVALAGAVVPGAGQAGPAIEVKLPGVAGRQKHAAGGKELPVSVDGEKLAEAGADASGDTDEDEGVADTPFAWFGIAPVAPEPAPIVVKLPVAATPVAPIDGDSAAPVPELQVPGGTVEPEGTGVAEIPVQPIEAAGESLPDAIEVPTAKTASAPESSISPKAEPGRNAEARAADRPVIELPAGFEPVRAAPRAQVPLAAVLHRTEAAAPLVAEQLLAGLEAPAQRRASPRDIALAAMSQAIQADAPRPNIVQAVAEAQAPVVDTGRQQWMADMIDTVSALRETPNSRETTIRLSPDALGTVDVSIRQEGDRVHVRIVAETAAARQLLNEAQPRLNELAEARGLRLGQTSVETSVGGNAAGQGHQRREQQSPATPLHNRSAVTAEAETHADATARVA
- a CDS encoding FliI/YscN family ATPase; amino-acid sequence: MFNDFTEDYLEGLGCRDFTPAPKVSGRLSSYDGLLMEAVGLALPVGTVCAIGTGDTRVEAEVIGFRGGKTLMMNLGGPAALLPNAPVRPVGPPGEAEVGAAMLGRVVDGSGKPIDGLGPIRGAGKWPLAGKLQSPLDRGRVLQPMDVGVRAINGLLTIGQGQRVGIMAGSGVGKSVLLGMMVRAAKADVIVIGLIGERSREVADFLETKVAGAARARSVVVAVPANHSPVLRIRGALRATAIAEAFRAEGKNVLLIMDSLTRVAHAGREIGLALGEPASARGYPPSAIAMLPSLLERAGSDVNTGGSITGIYTVLADGDDGNDPVVDSARSILDGHIVLSRALAERGVYPAIDLGPSISRVMNDIVDKPHRMAAQTLRRHLATYEENRDLVLMGAYRAGADPEIDAAIACHAVVMEFIKQAYDETVSLEDAVTELTGVFGG
- a CDS encoding FliH/SctL family protein; its protein translation is MSNFEPGLASRHRAAAHVLQRAFSDPVGFSPADVTRMGVREPEQPAEPKHFSPADPAANPTEGWDPFQTDLRSAGVSGPFTDPIAAAHAAGIEEGRAAALAEIEEVKARETALLDQVSTALSAGAHFDRERMAGQLRQTVMHLVGKLVGEVGVAPDVLTSRINAAIDMLADSAESAILRLHPDDLPLVHGKLPETVFPVGDAHLARGAFVIESASTIVEDGPDLWLEQLAQAIDRVPIPPAV
- the fliG gene encoding flagellar motor switch protein FliG, producing the protein MNALRSFNGVERAAVLMMLVGEEEAASILQKLDPDEVRQLGKAMYDVADVSEAEVEQVLDDFTYKARERNGVSFNPAPKIEGMMTRALGAERAGSVLARITPPAAAAGLEVLQWYEPAEIAKMVEEEHPQIAAVLLAQLDPDIAGQVFEHLPDAVQPQILRRIAKLGPVPPEAIDTLREMIERRSSTGASRPAGLQFGGTREAAKILQGARKTTEARVMPKLAKIDKEVARAIEEAMFVFDNLLEMDDKNLSTLIRSIDGDILTRSLKGVEEDVRERFLGCMSSRAADGIRDEMEARGPMKLAEVLEAQKVMIAIARGLIKDGTISMPGKGGDDDYV